A stretch of the Orcinus orca chromosome 1, mOrcOrc1.1, whole genome shotgun sequence genome encodes the following:
- the RBM15 gene encoding RNA-binding protein 15, whose translation MKTAGREPLPRRSPRWRRAVPLCETSAGRRVSQFRGEDLRRPATMKGKERSPVKPKRSRGGEDSTPRGERSKKLGGSGGSNGSSSGKTDGGGGSRRSLHLDKSSSRGGSREYDTGGGSSSSRLHSYSSPSTKNSSGGGESRSSSRGGGGESRSSGAASSAPGGGDGGEYKTLKISELGSQLSDEAVEDGLFHEFKRFGDVSVKISHLSGSGSGDERVAFVNFRRPEDARAAKHARGRLVLYDRPLKIEAVYVSRRRSRSPLDKDSYPPSASVVGSSVGGHRHPPGGGGGGQRSLSPGGAALGYRDYRLQQLALGRLPPPPPPPLPRDLERERDYSFYERVRPAYSLEPRVGAGAGAAPFREVDEISPEDDQRANRTLFLGNLDITVTESDLRRAFDRFGVITEVDIKRPSRGQTSTYGFLKFENLDMSHRAKLAMSGKIIIRNPIKIGYGKATPTTRLWVGGLGPWVPLAALAREFDRFGTIRTIDYRKGDSWAYIQYESLDAAHAAWTHMRGFPLGGPDRRLRVDFADTEHRYQQQYLQPLPLTHYELVTDAFGHRAPDPLRGARDRTPPLLYRDRDRDLYPDSDWVPPPPPVRERSTRTAATAVPAYEPLDSLDRRRDGWSLDRDRGDRDLPSSRDQPRKRRLPEESGGRHLDRSPESDRPRKRHCAPSPDRSPELSSSRDRYNSDNDRSSRLLLERPSPIRDRRGSLEKSQGDKRDRKNSASAERDRKHRTAASTEGKSPLKKEDRSDGSAPSTSTASSKLKSPSQKQDGGTAPAAAASPKLCLAWQGMLLLKNSNFPSNMHLLQGDLQVASSLLVEGSTGGKVAQLKITQRLRLDQPKLDEVTRRIKVAGPNGYAILLAVPGSSDSRSSSSSATSDTATSTQRPLRNLVSYLKQKQAAGVISLPVGGNKDKENTGVLHAFPPCEFSQQFLDSPAKALAKSEEDYLVMIIVRAKLVNNG comes from the coding sequence ATGAAGACTGCGGGGCGGGAACCTCTGCCGCGGCGGAGTCCAAGATGGCGGCGTGCGGTTCCGCTGTGTGAAACGAGCGCGGGGCGGCGGGTTAGTCAGTTTCGCGGAGAAGACCTCCGACGACCCGCTACAATGAAGGGAAAAGAGCGCTCCCCAGTCAAGCCGAAACGCTCCCGTGGTGGTGAGGACTCGACTCCCCGCGGGGAGCGGAGCAAGAAGTTAGGGGGCTCTGGTGGCAGCAATGGGAGCAGCAGTGGAAAGACCGACGGCGGCGGCGGGTCGCGGCGCAGCCTTCATCTGGACAAGTCTAGCAGCCGAGGTGGTAGCCGCGAGTACGACACCGGTGGGGGCAGCTCCAGTAGCCGCTTGCATAGTTACAGCTCCCCAAGCACCAAAAATTCCTCGGGCGGGGGCGAGTCGCGCAGCAGCTCCCGGGGTGGAGGCGGGGAGTCACGTTCCTCTGGGGCCGCCTCTTCAGCTCCTGGCGGCGGGGACGGCGGGGAATACAAGACATTGAAGATAAGCGAGTTGGGGTCTCAGCTGAGTGACGAAGCGGTGGAGGACGGACTGTTTCACGAGTTCAAACGCTTCGGTGATGTAAGTGTCAAAATCAGTCATCTCTCGGGTTCTGGCAGCGGGGATGAGCGAGTAGCCTTTGTGAACTTCCGGCGGCCAGAGGACGCGCGGGCGGCCAAGCATGCCAGAGGCCGTCTAGTGCTCTATGACCGGCCCCTGAAGATAGAAGCTGTGTATGTGAGCCGGCGCCGCAGCCGCTCCCCTTTAGACAAAGATTCTTATCCTCCGTCAGCCAGTGTTGTCGGGTCCTCTGTAGGTGGTCACCGGCACCcccctggaggaggtggtggaggccaGAGATCACtttcccctggtggtgcagcctTGGGATACAGAGACTACCGGTTGCAGCAGTTGGCTCTTGGCCGCCTGCCCCCTCCACCTCCGCCACCATTGCCCCGAGACCTGGAGAGGGAGCGAGACTACTCGTTCTATGAGAGAGTACGCCCAGCCTACAGTCTGGAGCCAAGGGTGGGAGCTGGAGCAGGTGCTGCTCCTTTCAGAGAAGTGGATGAGATCTCACCCGAGGATGATCAGCGCGCTAACCGGACGCTTTTCTTGGGCAACCTAGACATCACTGTGACAGAGAGTGATCTAAGAAGGGCTTTTGATCGTTTCGGAGTCATCACAGAAGTAGATATCAAGAGGCCTTCTCGGGGCCAGACCAGTACCTATGGTTTTCTCAAATTTGAGAACCTAGACATGTCTCACCGGGCCAAACTAGCAATGTCTGGCAAAATTATAATTCGGAATCCTATAAAAATTGGTTATGGCAAAGCTACACCCACCACCCGCCTCTGGGTAGGTGGCCTGGGTCCTTGGGTGCCTCTTGCTGCCCTGGCACGGGAGTTTGACCGATTTGGCACCATACGCACCATTGACTACCGCAAAGGTGATAGTTGGGCGTATATCCAGTACGAAAGCCTGGATGCAGCTCATGCTGCCTGGACCCATATGCGGGGCTTCCCACTTGGTGGCCCAGATCGTCGCCTTAGAGTAGACTTTGCAGACACAGAACATCGTTACCAGCAGCAATATCTGCAGCCTCTGCCCTTAACTCATTATGAACTGGTGACAGATGCTTTTGGACACCGGGCACCTGACCCTTTGAGGGGTGCTCGGGACAGGACACCACCGTTACTATACAGAGATCGTGATAGGGACCTTTATCCTGACTCCGATTGGGTGCCACCGCCGCCCCCAGTTCGTGAACGCAGCACTCGGACTGCAGCTACTGCTGTGCCTGCTTATGAGCCACTGGATAGCTTGGATCGCAGGCGGGATGGCTGGTCCTTGGACCGGGACAGAGGTGATCGAGATCTGCCCAGCAGCAGAGACCAACCTAGGAAGCGAAGGCTGCCTGAGGAGAGCGGGGGACGGCATCTGGATAGGTCCCCGGAGAGTGACCGTCCACGAAAACGTCATTGTGCACCTTCTCCTGACCGCAGTCCAGAATTGAGCAGTAGCCGGGATCGCTACAACAGTGACAATGATCGATCTTCCCGTCTTCTCTTGGAAAGGCCCTCTCCAATCAGAGACCGGCGAGGTAGTTTGGAGAAGAGCCAGGGTGACAAGCGAGACCGTAAAAACTCTGCATCAGCTGAACGGGATAGGAAGCACCGGACAGCTGCTTCCACTGAGGGAAAAAGCCCTCTGAAAAAAGAAGACCGGTCTGATGGGAGTGCACCCAGCACCAGCACTGCTTCATCGAAGCTGAAGTCCCCTTCCCAGAAACAGGATGGTGGGACAgcccctgcagcagcagcctcTCCCAAACTCTGTTTGGCCTGGCAGGGCATGCTTCTGTTGAAGAACAGCAACTTTCCTTCCAACATGCATCTGTTGCAGGGTGACCTCCAGGTGGCTAGTAGTCTTCTTGTGGAGGGCTCAACTGGAGGCAAAGTGGCCCAGCTCAAAATCACTCAGCGTCTTCGTTTGGACCAGCCCAAGTTGGATGAAGTAACTCGACGCATCAAAGTGGCAGGGCCCAATGGTTATGCTATTCTTCTGGCTGTGCCTGGAAGTTCTGATAGCAGGTCCTCCTCTTCTTCGGCCACCTCAGACACTGCCACCTCTACTCAGAGGCCACTTAGGAACCTCGTGTCCTATTTAAAGCAAAAGCAGGCCGCCGGGGTGATCAGCCTCCCTGTGGGGGGCAACAAAGACAAGGAAAACACCGGAGTCCTTCATGCCTTCCCACCCTGTGAGTTCTCCCAGCAGTTCCTGGATTCCCCTGCCAAGGCACTGGCCAAATCTGAAGAAGATTACCTGGTCATGATCATTGTCCGTG